One genomic segment of Deinococcus cellulosilyticus NBRC 106333 = KACC 11606 includes these proteins:
- a CDS encoding carbohydrate ABC transporter permease: MTTDNLPIATTRRGGTGSRFIDRVGKFMAFVLLVIISALILFPALWMLSTALKPDVQVYANPPIWIPSPIKWENFVQAWTLAPFTRYTINTTLYTAAVIVGTLLSCSLAAYGFAKLRFPGRNILFTILLSTMMIPGMVTMIPQYILFSKLGWVGSYLPLIVPSYFAGAFFTFLLRQFYLGIPNELSEAARVDGANDLWIWWKVMVPLSKPALATVAIFTFEGTWDSYVGPLLYLNSDKLYTLQVGLQFFRTASEVQWQYLMAASILVMLPVIIIFFAFQKYFVEGAAIGSGVKG, from the coding sequence ATGACCACCGACAATCTCCCCATCGCCACCACCAGAAGAGGAGGCACAGGCTCCCGATTCATTGACCGGGTGGGCAAGTTTATGGCATTCGTGCTGCTGGTGATCATCAGTGCTTTAATCCTGTTCCCCGCGCTCTGGATGCTTTCCACCGCCCTGAAGCCAGATGTGCAGGTGTATGCCAATCCTCCCATCTGGATTCCGAGCCCCATCAAGTGGGAAAACTTCGTGCAGGCCTGGACCCTTGCGCCCTTCACCCGGTACACCATCAACACCACCCTTTATACGGCTGCAGTGATTGTGGGAACGTTGCTGTCCTGCTCTCTGGCTGCGTATGGGTTTGCCAAACTGCGTTTCCCAGGTAGAAACATCCTCTTCACCATCCTGCTCTCCACCATGATGATTCCCGGCATGGTGACCATGATTCCCCAGTACATCCTGTTTTCCAAACTGGGATGGGTGGGCAGCTACCTCCCCCTGATTGTGCCAAGCTACTTTGCAGGGGCCTTCTTCACCTTCCTGCTCAGGCAGTTCTACCTGGGCATCCCCAACGAACTCTCTGAAGCTGCACGGGTGGACGGAGCCAACGACCTGTGGATCTGGTGGAAGGTGATGGTTCCCCTTTCCAAACCTGCCCTGGCCACCGTCGCCATCTTCACCTTTGAGGGCACCTGGGATTCCTATGTGGGTCCTCTGCTGTACCTGAACAGCGACAAACTCTACACCCTGCAGGTCGGCCTGCAGTTCTTTCGCACTGCTTCGGAAGTGCAGTGGCAGTACCTGATGGCCGCCAGCATTCTGGTGATGCTCCCGGTGATCATCATTTTCTTCGCCTTCCAGAAGTACTTTGTGGAAGGGGCCGCCATTGGCAGTGGGGTCAAAGGCTAA